The sequence ATCAACCCTTTACCCCCTTCCCAAACTGATGGGGGTGCATGATCAAGAGATGGAGACCACTGCCTTAGACTATATTCTTCTAGGTCCTCTACAGAAAGACAGTCCTCACTCTGGCAGGCTTGCACTCTGAGATAACAGAGCACACcagcaaaaaacaaagcaacatttcattttcagttggGGTGCAGAAGTTGCCCTTCTCTCTCTGGGTGAGCTCCACCTGTGGGGCTGGTATTCCACCAAGCAGTTTTCCTCCTGACGTTCACTTACTCCTCACCACCCAGAGCTAGTTAATGCCTTCACCACTCCTCTCCCCATTTCCATACATGCTCCAGCACTGGAAAAGTATCCTCGTCCTCCACACTCATCTCTGCAAATTCCCTGACACCTTAAATGCTTTCTCTGATTTAATTGCATCTTCCACCTTGCTGCAATTCTGTCTCTCACTGCCTTGTTCCATACACGTCATCCTCCATCACCCAACATGAAATAACCTGGCAAAGACTTAAGATTCCGGGGACTTTGTGTAACTCGAAACCGTGCCGTATTTCATCATCCTTTCCTTCCCAGGTAATTCCGTCTTATCAACTCCAGCAGGAGTCTCttaacaaaacacaaccacTTTCCTATTAAAAGTCTTAGCAGATCAATAGCACTTCCTTCTCCTGCCAAGGAAAATGCCATAAATAACAGACATGCTAGTATTTTTCCCTATATAAATTCCACAAAGTATAATCAAATTCACACGAGAACAGGGTCTAAGAGTTGCACTTATTCCCACTGGCAtcacagccagcagctaagGCTCAAGTCCCACCACCACTTCCAAGACCGCTACCACGCAGGCAAGCTACAAGGCAGCAGCAGACAAGGTGACGTACCCAAATAACACCAAGTCAGAATTTACAGTACCGACATGCGCATGAAGAAATGGAGttggatttttaaaagtatgcccaaaaagaaaaagaaaaatgggaaaccCCAGTTCTGGTCAGATCAATGCCTCTTGCTGCCAGACCATGACGACAACTGCTCCTGGACCTCTGCCCACTTTCACTTTCTAGATGTAAACAGACTGGCACCTCAAACACCAACATTACCACCTGTCCTGATAAAATTCTTAGTacaaaattcttcaaattcaaaacacaacattaaaaaaaaagatgcaagaagCAGAATGACCACATGAACAGCTGACAGCAAAACCTCTCATATTCAGGCATTTATCCAGAAAGTTCAACACACCGAGGACAAAACACTGGGGGGCATAGGGTGGTCACAAGAATGGATAGTCTACAAGATTTTTGCAAAAGGAGAATCTGTTCTACCAGCAACGCTTTTATATCAACAAAGATGTTAtagaaaaggcaagaaaaaagactgtttgaaatcctttaaaaaattgtaaacaacaaaaagcaaataaagggAAACATAcataaacagaaatacaaagagTATCGGAGCATTATATATGAAAAATTGATTTGGGTAGGCAAGGAAAcctgaaaataaagcacaagcaaaacagtCCATGAAAGCAACAAAAGGGAAACCCTGAAACACttctgcagcccagctgccccAACTGCTTCTGCCACAGCACTTTAACATCCCCCACCCAGCCACATTGGCCCACAGCCAGCCTGACCCGCAACCggggcaccccagcacccctaCAGCACCGCTGGGAAAGATGTGtgctgcccctgcctgcagcacgaGGGCACACCTCAGCTGGCTCcacagaagactgaagaaaaaaggcaaacagaaacCAAAACTGAAAACGGAAACAGGGGAATTCTCTctggatgatgatgatgaaaggAAAGATGCAGTACAGCATAAAGCCCGACACACGGCAGCACCCCGAGCACTGCCACCACCCGCACCACCACCCAGCCCCAACAGGCTCCTGCCCAGCGCGACCCAACACCCACCATGCCTGGGCCCGCAGCCCCACCACCAACAGCCATCCACAGCGCCCTGgcgctcctgctcctcctcacgCCTCTCGCCAACgccttctcctgcagccccctgcgcCTCCACGACAGCGCCTTCCCCTGGgacagcctccagctcctccgcAACAtggctcccagccccacgcagccctgccCGCATCAACACGCGCTTTTTCACTTCCCGGAGACCCTCCTGGACACCAACGACACACAGCAAGCCGCACACACCATCCTCTATCTCCTCCACCACCTCTTCAACATCCTCAGCAGTCCGAGAATCCCTGCGCACTGGCTCGACACCGCACGCCACGACCTCCTCAACAAGCTCAACCACTACATCCACCACCTCGAGCGCTGCTTCCCAGCCGACGCCACGCGCTTCCACAGGCGAGGGCCCCGCAACTTTCACCTCAGCATCAGCAAGTACTTCAGGAGCATCCAACACTTCCTCCAGAACCACAACTACAGCCCCTGCGCCTGGCACCACGTCCGCCTCGAGGCTCACACCTGCTTCCAGCGCCTGGACACACTGATACGGCGGATGAAGAGCCGAGCATTTCCCAGCCTCTCCCAAAGCCATCTGCGCCTTACAACTGTCCCCAGCCAACGCCAGTGGACACCGAgcaagaggcagcagctgcagcacagactgGGTCGGCTCAGCACTGCTCGGCCCTCCTCCAGCCACGAGCCCACAGCGGCGGGGAAACAGCCGTGACTGCGCCGAGGCCTGGCCCGGTCCTGGCTGCGGCACAGCGCATCCAGCCATGTGGTGCGCACCACGGACACTTCACTGCAAGGGAATGGGGAAGACACAGCTATGTCACACAGCTGGGGGACAGCCGTGATGCGATGTTGACAGGCGAAGAATTTATTACCCATGGGACTGTGTTGCCTCTCTGGACTGCGACCTCCCCTGACGGAAGAGGAAGGTGTCGATGGGCACTGTGGGGACTTGGACATGTTGATGACTATTTATTGCAGAACTTTATTTATCACGCCTTTGTTTATTTATCCCcccctttttaatttatttattcatcctTATTTATTTGCACTTAGTATTTATTCACtctttttctggaaataaagattttatattttataaaaaagacGAGAAGTCGTGGTCATCTCTCACGGGCCCCACGGGCACAGGCGAGCTCCCTGAGGCCAGCAGAGCCttgcctcctgcagcctgtCCCACTGATGGCCTTTGTCACTGGTTGAGGGCTCTCGGCTGCTGACTGCTACCACAGGGCTGCCGGGGAGCAGCATCTCTCCTGAACCCACCAAGCCCACGGGCATCTCCCGCCAACACCAGACCCTAATGGTGCATGCCTGCCCTGAAAACATGGCACCCGCGCCACACACTTCTCATCTGCCACCACCCACCTGCTCTCTTCCCAGTCCTCTCCCACTGCCAAGGTGTGAAAGCCACCTTCATGTGCACCCCAAGACCAACACCCCATCACGATCAACCTTCTAGCGATGCcatggggctgcctggggctaAAGAGGGAGGCATGGACAAAGAGTACCTCACAGAGGAAAGGGGGGACCAAGCAAGACCTGTGGAAATCTGGGCAAGAAGCTGCACCTCAGTGCTAACCAACAACATACAGGAAcaccaaaaagccccaaaaaaaaaaccctatcAGATGCTCAGGAGCTGCTCGTTGTTCTCCTACAGCCACCACAGTCTTGCACTTCTTCATCCCAACACAACCTTAGTAAGCAGACAGCAGCATCCTCCAACACCGCCACCCAAGACAGTCCAACCCAGTCAGCACAGAACAGTACAGCATCCCACATACCACCAGCTGCTCCTTTAACCTGaccaccaccccaaaaaccACTGCCCCAGGTGCTTTACCCCCACAAGCCAGGGCAAGACAGCAGCAATGCCCAGTACCTCCAGGCTCCTCCTGGAGAGGGGAAAGAGGCCATGCTCCATGCTGTCACACCACCTCCAACATACCACTACTGCAAAGATACTGCTCTGggcaaaagcaaacagagaTGTCACTTGCAActgagaagcaaaggaaaaaatgtactcAGGCGCACAGCACGAGCCCTCCCgcagcagcctccagctcctggtcATACCACAGTCCTCCTCATGTTACTCCTAATCAGAAGTACCGTGCGATCCCAGACAGGGGGACCTGACTGACTGTCTTGTGACGTAGCTGCAGAGAGCTAACCCTCCTCAGAAGAACAGAACATGAGAGAAATGCAGGAAATTCAAACACGAATTTCGAACttccaaaactgaaagaaaagtattATCTTTATCTTTAATGTAATACAATACCAAAAAAGGGACCAGGGAGGTCACAGAATGTCCATCCCTAGAGATGCTCAACAGTTTCGTTCAATAAGTCCCTCAGGAAACTCAGGGAAACTACCCTCAGCACAAGATTGCACTCAGGATCTCGAAAGACTTCTTCCAAAATACATCATACCAGAAtttcaaaacatgaaaagaaatgataCACTGAGTCATTAAAAAACAcggaaacagagaaacagagaagttCCAATAGTACAAGAcaattgcaaagaaaacatcatttttacCAGGCAAGAAAacctaaaactgaaaaaaaagcaactgctAATGATAAGACTTTTCTTTCACACAGCACATTGAGACACTTTCAATGAAAATTTACTCAActgacaaaagcagcaaaactgtAGTAAAATATTCTTGCCTGGCACTCCATCACTGAACATGAAACACCTCAAAACAGACTcctcagaaattttaaaagcgtttaaagagaagaaaggcaaGACCAAACACTGCAAGAACTCCATCAGTCAAACTCATTCGAACCTACAAACAAAAGCCGCCACCACCTTAAGGACAAGCCATGCTGGAGAGCTCCTGAGATTCATAGAGTTACAGgatcattaaggctggaaaagacctccaagatcatctgctcTAACCAACCCCCTACccccaatgtcacccactaaaccctgaccctaagcaccacgtccaaacTTTCCtaaaacacccccagggacagtgatgccaccacctccctgggcaacccaatCCAACACCTGACCACTATTTCAGAGAGGAAATGTCTCagaatttccaacctaaaccttccctggcacaacttgaggctatTCTCTCTTGTCCTACCGCTacttacctgtgagaagaggccaacccccagctccccacaccttcctttcaggttgCTGTAGAGAGCCACAagctctgccctgagcctcctcttctcgagaAGAAaaaaccccagttccctcagccactcctcattaACACTTGTGGTCCAGGCAGTTCACCAGCttcacagcccttctctgggcacactccagggccttgatgtctctcttgtactgaggggaccaaaactgaacacaggactcgaggtgtggcctcaccatagcagagtacagggggatgatgacctccctgctcctgctggccatACTATTCCtaatacaagccaggatgccaccGGCCTTGTTGGCCACCCAGGCACACTGCCagtatcattttcaaaatattccaaaacataaaaagcaaCGATGCattgttaccaaaaaaaagacaaatacgAAACctaaaaaaccacacaaaaactACTACCATTTCAAAAACGAAAAATATAAACACTTGAGACGCATGGGAAACTTTACCGGAAAAAAGACATaccaaagaggaagaaaaagggaagccATAAAAAGTTCTCTCAGACAGAGCTCCACAGCCACCCTCTTCCCACCACTTTCACATCCCCCACACAAACACTAAGGACAGATTACCCACCACctcaacaaaaaacaccagccAAGGACCTCCAGCACCCGCACCACGCTCAGGGCCACCCCAACAACGCACTTCCCCACACACCACAACCACCAAAACTGAAAACCACAGCCGGAAACTCTCACCAACCAGAAAGCGACgaagggaaagagagatgcCGCACCGCATAAAGCCCGACACACGGCAGCACCCCGAGCACTGCCACCACCCGCACCACCACCCAGCCCCAACAGGCTCCTGCCCAGCGCGACCCAACACCCACCATGCCTGGGCCCGCAGCCCCACCACCAACAGCCATCCACAGCGCCCTGgcgctcctgctcctcctcacgCCTCCCGCCGACgccttctcctgcagccccctgcgcCTCCACGACAGCGCCTTCCCCTGGgacagcctccagctcctccgcGACAtggctcccagccccacgcagccctgccCGCACCAACACGCGCCTTGCTCCTTCCCGGACACCCTCCTGGACACCAACGACACACAGCAAGCCGCACACGCcgccctccacctcctccagcacctcttcgacaccctcagcagccccagcacccccgcgCACTGGCTCCACACCGCACGCCACGACCTCCTcaaccagctccagcaccacaTCCACCACCTCGAGCGCTGCTTCCCAGCCGACGCCACGCGCTTCCACAGGCGAGGGCCCCGCAACCTTCACCTCGGCATCAACAAGTACTTCGGCTGCATCCAACACTTCCTCCAGAACCACACCTACAGCCCCTGCGCCTGGGACCACGTCCGCCTCGAGGCTCACGCCTGCTTCCAGCGCATCCACCGCCTCACCCGCGCCATGCGCTAAGAGGAGCCCCACACGCGCACCTCTGCCCTCACGCCtcctatttatctatttattcaaCTATTTATTGCAAACAAATAAACTTCACCTTTTCTACAAACCTTAACAGTGGCTCTTGTCTCACCAGTACAGAACCTCCCAAGGGGGCAGCCCACCTCCACACACAACCACCGCACCGAGCCCCACACAAGGACTCAAACACGGGGccatctccccttccctccctccctcatgGCAGCTCGGGCTGGcacggggtggggtgggagcagaAGGCTGCTCCAGCGTGCGGGGGCCAGCCCCAAATCCTCTTCCCCAGGGCCTCCACAACTGCTCCACGCTCAGGCAGCACCAAAGAAAAAGACGTGCCACCTCGCTCGGCGTTCAGCTGCATGCTCTGCAGATGGGGCACAGCACCCTCCTGCACACCGTGTCCCCGTGCTGCTTGCTGCATCACTCGGACCTGCGGGTCGCTCACTCAAGAGCCAGACGACAGACACAAATACTTCGTATTCTCTTCACTTCAGATACCTTTCCCGGGGCCGCAGATTTGGACAACagctcccttcctcctgctctttgAACAACAACGACGTGCCATAGGGCAAAATGTGCAAGGTCCTGCCACGGACCTCCCACATCAGCCATGGCACATACAGACCCCCCTCCCACAGCCATGGCACATACAGACCCCCCTCCCACAGCCATGGCACATACAGACCCCCCTCCCACAGCCATGGCACATACAGACCCCCCTCCCACAGCCATGGCACATACAGACCTGCTAGTGACCTTCCCGTAACTAGGGGGAACCTAAGAgaaaggtggggaggg is a genomic window of Anser cygnoides isolate HZ-2024a breed goose chromosome Z, Taihu_goose_T2T_genome, whole genome shotgun sequence containing:
- the LOC136789086 gene encoding interferon, with translation MPGPAAPPPTAIHSALALLLLLTPPADAFSCSPLRLHDSAFPWDSLQLLRDMAPSPTQPCPHQHAPCSFPDTLLDTNDTQQAAHAALHLLQHLFDTLSSPSTPAHWLHTARHDLLNQLQHHIHHLERCFPADATRFHRRGPRNLHLGINKYFGCIQHFLQNHTYSPCAWDHVRLEAHACFQRIHRLTRAMR
- the LOC106045177 gene encoding interferon-like — its product is MPGPAAPPPTAIHSALALLLLLTPLANAFSCSPLRLHDSAFPWDSLQLLRNMAPSPTQPCPHQHALFHFPETLLDTNDTQQAAHTILYLLHHLFNILSSPRIPAHWLDTARHDLLNKLNHYIHHLERCFPADATRFHRRGPRNFHLSISKYFRSIQHFLQNHNYSPCAWHHVRLEAHTCFQRLDTLIRRMKSRAFPSLSQSHLRLTTVPSQRQWTPSKRQQLQHRLGRLSTARPSSSHEPTAAGKQP